From Pelagicoccus albus, the proteins below share one genomic window:
- a CDS encoding tyrosine-protein phosphatase: MKNWIRTAATIASLTIASATVFASSEHDRFPGMEGAQNFRDLGGYTTQEGKTVKWGKIYRSNALDKLTDSDQELLKELNIGTVCDLRDEKELAKSPDRLPEDSDIDYINLNIQEALAKATGKKIDESAMLALQGKSNEEIEVLGNELMENAYAGFALYAAPLYAKIFAQLLDDEHALVFHCQAGKDRAGVGSALILLALGVDEATILEDYMISGKVWTMPDSVVEQYAAHYGVDPIVMKQFMGTRISWMQSAFNAIKSKYGSYDAYFEEALQLDQNKLAKLRSLYLE; encoded by the coding sequence ATGAAAAATTGGATACGCACCGCAGCCACCATCGCCAGCCTTACAATAGCAAGCGCCACGGTTTTCGCCTCCAGCGAACACGACCGTTTCCCAGGCATGGAGGGAGCCCAAAACTTCCGCGACCTGGGTGGTTACACCACTCAAGAAGGCAAGACCGTTAAATGGGGAAAAATCTATCGCTCCAACGCCTTGGATAAGCTCACCGATTCCGATCAAGAGCTTCTCAAGGAATTGAACATCGGTACCGTTTGCGACCTCCGCGACGAGAAGGAGCTCGCCAAGAGTCCAGACCGCCTCCCTGAGGATTCCGACATCGATTACATAAACCTCAACATCCAGGAAGCCCTCGCAAAAGCAACCGGCAAGAAAATCGACGAGAGCGCCATGCTCGCCCTCCAAGGCAAATCCAACGAAGAGATTGAAGTCCTCGGCAACGAGCTCATGGAGAATGCCTATGCTGGCTTTGCCCTCTATGCAGCTCCCCTCTACGCCAAAATCTTCGCCCAGCTCCTAGACGACGAGCACGCCCTCGTCTTCCATTGCCAAGCCGGCAAAGATAGAGCGGGAGTCGGTTCCGCCCTGATCCTGCTCGCCCTGGGAGTAGATGAGGCAACCATCCTCGAGGACTACATGATCTCCGGGAAAGTTTGGACCATGCCAGACTCCGTGGTGGAACAATACGCGGCTCACTACGGCGTCGACCCCATCGTCATGAAACAATTCATGGGCACCCGCATCAGCTGGATGCAGTCCGCCTTCAACGCCATCAAGTCAAAGTACGGCTCTTACGACGCTTATTTCGAAGAAGCCCTGCAGCTCGACCAAAACAAACTGGCCAAGCTCCGCTCTCTCTACCTCGAGTAA
- a CDS encoding TonB-dependent receptor, with protein sequence MKQQAKLAKTGAVLFLSALSGVLYAAEIADTQFSDTNVTELDEIFVKSAPIYHSQQESISLQRRSDTVVNVVASDAIGNFPDQNAAAALARLPAVAVQRDQGQERFIQVRGAPARWTTVAFDGVNVIGAEERVFRFDSVPSSIIDTLEVHKTMTPDMPAESIAGRVNIKTSSGLGLISPKASAEFGYGTLELGDGMQRRASVKYLAGGSNWGIAASASHFRMDQTTDNREFGWSDGVPEDIDFRSYKLSRQNNAGSLKFDFTPTEDSKITISTVYSEFNDDEQRNQYIFLLDDAISGTALADSCDLVGVPVRGMLEYGNYKNSTWTNNLGYEHKLGEWNLNWKLNYTETDFSTDLPILMQLQTDPSLFYSLSYSGLTSGTPIIDLYSTDYRPEEGVIARGDSLASLDQTAFGMDLLLPIESSTVSDSNTFGVDAQREFVHGEHDLIAKFGLQYDDRSADGNTLTSYNTVYLSPYLAAIGADWDTSPYITSQNWDSDFPLGFQVDYVDNIGLRESLDGALATLQAAGLYDPTANIAADGIFEIEENILSAYGMLTWKHQDSELIAGFRIESVDINSGGYLIVDETPIHQEISNDYSDIFPSVHYNLDLNDNTKLRLAAVTGIGRPDFGELRYSASISDTDESVSGGNPYLDPEQTYGLDASVEWYFSTSSLLSAGVFHREVEDVIFDFTTTVGDDRYNSDDIDRSGYEYTTTLNGGSGSLSGLEFNLLHRPDNMPAALDGLGVQFNLSFLDGSFDTPDGRTANFPGTSDTIVNSSLFYEKHGLSLRLSYQWRDDWLDDVGFEDSGDIYWAATERVDFSGRYQLTENLSLFLDANNLTDERGVRYQATSDQPIEVEGFGRRYLLGLRTQF encoded by the coding sequence ATGAAACAACAGGCCAAACTAGCAAAAACCGGTGCCGTCCTTTTCCTCTCGGCATTGTCCGGCGTTCTCTACGCCGCGGAAATCGCGGATACCCAATTCAGCGACACCAACGTAACCGAGCTCGATGAGATCTTCGTCAAGTCAGCTCCGATCTACCATAGCCAGCAGGAATCGATCAGCCTGCAAAGGCGATCCGACACAGTGGTCAACGTGGTCGCCTCCGACGCGATCGGAAATTTCCCCGACCAAAATGCGGCCGCCGCCCTCGCGCGCCTTCCTGCCGTAGCGGTCCAACGCGACCAAGGACAGGAACGTTTCATCCAAGTTCGCGGAGCTCCTGCCCGCTGGACGACCGTCGCTTTCGATGGCGTAAATGTTATCGGAGCGGAGGAGCGAGTTTTCCGTTTCGACTCCGTCCCCTCTTCCATCATCGATACGCTCGAAGTTCACAAGACCATGACTCCGGACATGCCAGCCGAGTCGATCGCTGGGCGCGTAAATATCAAAACCAGCTCCGGACTCGGTTTGATCTCTCCTAAAGCATCCGCAGAATTTGGATACGGAACCCTTGAGCTCGGAGACGGCATGCAACGACGCGCTTCCGTCAAATACCTGGCGGGTGGCAGCAATTGGGGTATCGCCGCCTCGGCCTCCCATTTCCGCATGGACCAGACGACCGACAACCGCGAATTCGGCTGGTCGGACGGCGTCCCGGAAGACATCGACTTCCGCAGCTACAAGCTCAGCCGCCAAAACAATGCTGGCAGCCTTAAGTTCGATTTCACGCCGACCGAAGATTCGAAGATCACGATCTCTACCGTGTACTCGGAATTCAATGACGACGAGCAACGCAACCAATATATATTCCTCCTCGACGACGCCATTTCCGGCACTGCCTTGGCGGACTCATGCGACTTGGTTGGCGTCCCCGTTCGCGGCATGTTGGAGTACGGAAACTACAAGAACTCCACTTGGACCAACAACCTCGGCTACGAGCACAAGCTCGGCGAGTGGAATCTGAATTGGAAACTCAACTACACCGAGACCGACTTCTCCACCGACCTCCCGATCCTCATGCAGCTGCAGACGGATCCTTCTCTCTTCTACAGCTTGTCCTACTCGGGCCTCACCTCCGGGACTCCTATCATCGACCTTTATTCTACCGACTACCGTCCGGAGGAAGGAGTCATTGCGAGGGGCGACTCACTCGCTAGCCTCGACCAGACTGCTTTCGGCATGGACCTGCTCCTGCCGATCGAATCGTCCACCGTTTCGGACTCCAATACCTTCGGCGTCGATGCCCAAAGGGAGTTCGTCCACGGCGAGCACGATTTGATCGCGAAGTTCGGACTTCAATACGACGACCGCTCGGCTGACGGAAACACCCTCACCAGCTACAACACCGTTTACCTCTCGCCTTACCTCGCTGCGATTGGAGCCGACTGGGACACGAGCCCATACATCACCTCGCAAAACTGGGACTCCGACTTCCCGCTCGGCTTCCAAGTGGACTACGTTGACAACATCGGCCTACGCGAGTCGCTCGACGGAGCTCTTGCTACTTTGCAGGCTGCGGGACTTTACGACCCGACCGCCAACATCGCAGCCGACGGGATTTTCGAAATCGAGGAAAACATCCTTTCCGCTTACGGAATGCTCACCTGGAAGCATCAGGATAGCGAGCTCATCGCCGGCTTCCGTATCGAATCTGTGGATATCAACAGCGGCGGCTATCTCATCGTAGACGAGACTCCGATCCATCAGGAAATCTCAAACGACTACTCGGACATTTTCCCAAGCGTTCACTACAACCTCGACCTGAACGACAATACCAAACTCCGCCTTGCAGCGGTTACCGGTATCGGCAGACCTGACTTCGGCGAGCTTCGCTACAGTGCCAGCATTAGCGATACCGATGAAAGCGTTAGCGGCGGAAACCCTTACCTCGATCCGGAACAGACCTACGGCCTAGACGCGAGCGTGGAGTGGTATTTCTCCACCTCCTCACTTCTCTCTGCAGGCGTCTTTCACCGCGAAGTTGAAGACGTGATTTTCGACTTCACCACCACCGTGGGGGACGACCGCTACAACTCCGACGATATCGACCGCTCCGGCTACGAATACACCACCACCCTCAACGGCGGAAGCGGCTCCCTATCGGGACTGGAGTTCAACCTCCTGCACCGCCCCGACAACATGCCCGCGGCTCTCGACGGTCTTGGCGTACAGTTTAACCTCTCCTTCCTGGACGGCTCGTTCGACACGCCAGACGGACGCACGGCCAATTTCCCAGGCACCTCCGACACCATCGTCAATTCCTCGCTCTTCTACGAAAAGCACGGCCTCTCGCTGCGCCTAAGCTACCAGTGGCGCGACGACTGGCTCGACGACGTCGGCTTCGAAGACAGCGGCGACATCTACTGGGCCGCGACCGAGCGCGTCGATTTTTCCGGACGCTACCAGCTGACCGAAAATCTCTCACTGTTCCTAGACGCAAACAACCTCACTGACGAACGCGGAGTACGCTACCAAGCCACATCCGACCAGCCAATCGAAGTCGAAGGCTTCGGACGCAGATACCTTCTCGGCCTTCGCACACAATTCTAA
- a CDS encoding TetR/AcrR family transcriptional regulator, producing the protein MVSDTVNVEGEALDLGCLGLEELGLGQPADLMQRESEVRRRILGAALPLFANQGFDSTPVDQIISDSEASPSTLYRQFENKEGLLNCLYSIAHAEFAEYVSVEAGEIWRDISFYEVLRRGVAYGMYRPNRYKILFVRNFTGILREENLKVSELFRQGSLEILKLGQEKRFIREGDVQMLDSVIRGGINNTLQQFAENRIELTRTNFDFLVRMIWDAIRF; encoded by the coding sequence ATGGTATCGGATACAGTAAATGTGGAGGGCGAGGCTTTGGATCTCGGCTGCCTCGGTTTGGAAGAGTTGGGGCTCGGTCAGCCTGCGGACCTTATGCAGCGCGAAAGCGAAGTTCGCCGACGGATTCTGGGAGCCGCTCTGCCCTTGTTCGCCAATCAAGGCTTCGATTCGACACCGGTGGACCAAATCATTTCCGATTCCGAAGCCTCACCCAGTACCTTGTATCGCCAGTTCGAGAACAAGGAAGGATTGCTCAACTGCCTCTACTCCATCGCTCACGCGGAGTTCGCCGAATATGTCTCAGTGGAAGCGGGAGAAATCTGGAGAGATATCAGTTTCTACGAAGTATTGAGGCGCGGCGTTGCTTATGGGATGTATCGGCCAAATCGCTACAAGATACTTTTTGTGAGGAATTTCACCGGTATCCTGCGGGAAGAGAATTTGAAGGTGAGCGAACTCTTCCGGCAAGGGAGCTTGGAAATCCTGAAACTCGGACAAGAGAAGCGATTCATTCGGGAGGGGGATGTGCAGATGCTCGATTCGGTGATCCGCGGTGGCATCAATAACACCCTTCAGCAGTTCGCCGAAAATCGGATCGAGCTGACTCGCACGAACTTCGATTTCCTAGTCCGCATGATTTGGGACGCGATCCGGTTTTAA
- a CDS encoding helix-turn-helix domain-containing protein — MNSANLARVSRSISALPLEQLSFADMIRRIMLYLKEAVDYDTINFGTVDLDTENAFHFSLDGFLMPEERRNLLPLFKHQNPMIEYTRKHGTSPPLRFTDFSSRRQFEESPIYRECYRGYTHSMLTFGIQAPSGLSTSFVLSRGSGDFSERDVERLEILQPLVSSIIQQRLLQESLAGSVSSSKHAGVIHGTGRFIHTMDQRANALIKKYLQPDSLHQIPDQFSYSLEAPIGTTREVPKALEKGARLLSRSKRENDSWSLLIWDENEFLSSEALSRYGFTGRQIEVIQWMAQGKTNPEIAVILSISYRTVQKHVENIYKQLGVETRLAAINTCREIVA; from the coding sequence ATGAACTCAGCCAACCTCGCCAGGGTCAGCCGATCCATATCCGCCCTACCCCTCGAGCAACTCTCCTTTGCGGATATGATTCGCCGAATCATGCTCTATCTGAAGGAGGCGGTTGATTACGATACCATCAATTTTGGGACCGTAGACCTCGATACGGAAAACGCTTTTCACTTTTCCTTGGACGGATTTCTCATGCCGGAGGAGCGACGCAATTTGCTTCCGCTCTTTAAGCATCAGAACCCCATGATCGAGTACACTCGCAAGCACGGCACCAGCCCGCCCTTGCGCTTTACGGATTTCTCCTCGCGCCGGCAATTCGAGGAAAGCCCCATCTACCGCGAATGCTACCGCGGGTATACTCACAGCATGCTGACCTTCGGGATTCAGGCCCCTTCCGGACTCAGCACCAGTTTTGTGCTCTCCCGGGGCTCGGGCGACTTCTCGGAGCGCGACGTAGAGCGCTTGGAGATCCTTCAGCCTCTCGTTTCCAGCATCATCCAGCAGCGCTTATTGCAGGAAAGTCTGGCCGGCAGTGTCAGCAGCTCGAAACACGCCGGCGTCATCCACGGTACCGGGCGGTTCATCCATACCATGGACCAACGTGCCAACGCTTTGATAAAAAAGTACCTTCAACCGGACTCGCTGCACCAAATACCAGACCAGTTCTCATACAGCTTAGAGGCACCGATCGGGACCACTCGCGAAGTGCCAAAAGCCTTGGAGAAAGGCGCTCGGCTCCTTTCCCGAAGCAAACGGGAAAACGACAGCTGGTCCCTCCTCATCTGGGACGAAAACGAATTTCTTTCCTCCGAAGCCTTGTCTCGCTACGGCTTCACCGGTCGGCAAATCGAGGTCATCCAGTGGATGGCCCAGGGCAAGACCAATCCGGAAATCGCAGTCATCTTGAGTATCAGCTACCGAACGGTGCAGAAGCACGTCGAAAACATCTACAAACAGCTGGGCGTGGAAACGCGACTCGCCGCCATAAATACCTGCCGCGAAATCGTGGCCTAA
- a CDS encoding alpha-L-arabinofuranosidase C-terminal domain-containing protein, which produces MTVNPEESNGTISSHLYGHFAEHLGRGIYDGFWKKDAAGDYIIRDDVVAAMKELGVPNLRWPGGCFADYYFWEHGIGPKEDRPSVVNNLWGGVTEDNSVGTHEFMDLVAELETEPIVVGNVGSGTVEDMANWWQYLNHPGESPMSKLRAENGREEPWNVHFFGVGNESWGCGGSMRPEYYADLYRRFSTFLHAYGDVKPFRIATGPAEDDYNWTEVVMERAGDMIDGIDLHYYTLDGSWSTHKGQAVNFDEGGWFRLMKRAMFMDELLTNHSAIMDEYDPEKRVWLIVGEWGTWHEQEEGSHPGFLYQQNTLRDALTASVTLDIFHQHLDRVKMANIAQTINVLQAMILTDGERMLRTPTYHTFDLYKPHREATALAFELEAGEYAGEGETLPAVSATVSKNEEGRIHVSLTNIDPNEARTVEVSFDGIKKLKIKSARILTAEEMNARNTFDAPDALVPTEFEGAKFAKGKLVVSLPAKSLVTIGLE; this is translated from the coding sequence ATGACAGTGAATCCGGAGGAATCAAATGGCACGATCAGCAGCCATCTCTACGGCCATTTCGCCGAACACCTTGGCCGCGGCATCTACGACGGCTTTTGGAAGAAGGATGCCGCCGGTGACTACATCATTCGCGACGACGTGGTCGCAGCCATGAAGGAGCTCGGAGTTCCCAATCTACGTTGGCCAGGCGGATGTTTCGCCGACTATTATTTCTGGGAACATGGCATCGGTCCCAAGGAAGATCGCCCCTCGGTGGTAAACAATCTTTGGGGTGGCGTGACAGAGGATAACTCTGTTGGCACGCACGAGTTTATGGATTTGGTAGCTGAGTTGGAAACGGAGCCCATCGTGGTGGGTAACGTGGGCAGCGGCACCGTCGAAGACATGGCTAACTGGTGGCAGTATCTCAACCACCCCGGTGAGAGCCCGATGTCCAAGTTGCGTGCCGAGAACGGCCGCGAAGAGCCTTGGAACGTACATTTCTTCGGTGTGGGCAACGAGAGCTGGGGCTGCGGAGGAAGCATGCGTCCAGAATATTACGCCGACCTCTACCGTCGCTTTTCGACCTTTTTGCACGCTTACGGCGATGTGAAGCCCTTCCGTATCGCTACGGGACCGGCGGAAGATGATTACAATTGGACCGAAGTCGTGATGGAGCGTGCCGGCGATATGATCGACGGTATCGATCTGCACTACTACACGCTGGATGGCTCTTGGTCGACCCACAAGGGGCAGGCTGTGAACTTCGATGAAGGCGGCTGGTTCCGCCTCATGAAGCGTGCCATGTTTATGGACGAGCTTCTCACCAACCACTCTGCCATCATGGACGAGTACGATCCGGAGAAACGCGTTTGGTTGATCGTCGGTGAATGGGGTACTTGGCATGAGCAGGAAGAAGGGTCGCACCCAGGTTTCCTCTACCAGCAAAACACGCTGCGCGACGCACTGACTGCATCCGTTACGCTCGATATCTTCCATCAGCACTTGGATCGCGTGAAGATGGCCAATATCGCCCAGACCATCAACGTGCTGCAGGCCATGATCCTGACCGATGGCGAGCGCATGCTTCGCACGCCGACCTATCACACTTTCGACCTCTACAAGCCGCACCGCGAAGCGACTGCTTTGGCATTTGAGCTAGAAGCAGGCGAGTATGCAGGAGAAGGCGAAACCCTACCAGCGGTGAGCGCTACGGTTTCCAAGAATGAGGAAGGACGTATCCACGTGAGCCTGACGAATATTGATCCAAACGAAGCTCGCACCGTCGAAGTTTCGTTCGATGGAATCAAGAAGCTCAAGATCAAGTCCGCTCGAATCCTCACAGCAGAGGAGATGAATGCTCGCAATACTTTCGATGCTCCGGACGCTCTCGTTCCTACCGAGTTCGAAGGGGCTAAGTTTGCCAAGGGCAAGCTCGTCGTTTCGCTCCCTGCCAAATCGCTTGTAACGATCGGCTTGGAGTAG